The Acidobacteriota bacterium DNA segment GCGCTTGCCGCCAACCGGGTTGTTGAACTTCCGGCTATCACTTCGATTGCCAAAACCCTCGGCGCTCCGGCGGTCACGGAAAGGACGTTGGCATTGGCTAAAAAATATCTTGAATCCGTCACCGTGGTTAAAGACGAAGAAGCGGTTTCCGAATTGAAGTTTTTATTGGAGCGCGTCAAATTGCTTACCGAACCCGCAGCGTCATGCACACTTGCCGCCGCCGAACACTTGCGGTCAAATTTTTCCCAGGACAGTCACGTCGTTTTGATTTTGTGTGGCGGGAATTTCGGCGTTGAAGATTTGTTCAGGTATTACCAGCAACACTCAATATTGAATGAACAGGTCGAATTCGCTGCTTAAAACTTTTCACTGAACTCTGAAAATACTATTGACCTTTTTACAATTCGGCAAAAAATAGCGGTATGAAACCAAAGCTATTTATCGTCGGCTTTGTGCTTTTATCAATCGCGTCGATTTCTTTGGCGGGTTATCTATATTCAAAACGCATAGACACCCCGAAGGAAAGGGAAAAATACGCAGTCGAAAAAGGCGAAGAAGCGTTCCAACACTATTTCAAATCCGATTACCAGACCGCAAAACAATCCATTCAAAATCATATTGCCTTGCTTGATAAATTGAGCCGTGAATCCAATGACCCGATTCGCAATCCACATGCGGCAGACGCAGCTTTTTTCTGCATTCGATTAGCCAAACTCGAAGAGAAATTTAACGGTCAGGAGAAGGCGAAGTATATGAACGAAGGCGTAGAGCGTTGCAACCGCATCGGAAAAATGGTTTGTAACGAGGAATATTTACGCCAGCAAGTAGATTCTATGGATTTAATTGCGCTTCGTAATGTCGAACGAAAAGCCGAATCACCGGGCAATTGATTTCAATCCTGTAATTTTTTTTTCAACATCTCTCGTTCGCTTTGAAGGCGTTCGGATATTTGTACATCGAAATGAATTTGCCGGTAGAGCGCCAGTAATTCTTCTGGAAGACGCTGCAAATTCGCCCCTGCTCTTTTACGGATAACCTGCAACCTCGCGAATTGCAATTCTCTGGCAGTGGTAAAATCAGTCAAATTTCGGTGCTCGTCAGTTGCGATGCGTGATTCCGTCGCTTTGCCATTATGCATCACCGGAACAATTAATGATTGCCAATGTTTTCCATCCTCAATCGCCGGTTGTTCATCGGCAAAGGTAATCAAATCGGAAATGTACTTTTCATTTTCATCGAGCAATCGCCAAACCTGTTTGGCTCCGGGGTAGGTCGCTTTTTCAGGGCTGAGTTTAATTTTCAAACTAATTTTGCCATTCGCTTCCAGTTCAACCAGTTTATAAATACCGCCCAGCGCCGGTTGATCGAATGAGGTTGCCAGATAAGTTCCGACGCCGAAGGCATCAATGGTTGCGCCCTTTGAAATTAAATCCGCAATGATGTCTTCATTCAAATCGCCGCTCGCGAGAATTTTGGTATTCGACATTCCGGCATCATTCAAAATTTTTCTTGCCCGAATGCTGAGGTCGAGTAAATCGCCGCTATCCAGACGAATCGCAGGAATTTTTTCATTGAAATCACGAGTCAATCTTTCAACCGCGTCAAGCGTATCGTAAGTATCAACCAATATGGTCGCGCTTTCAGGAAATGCCTTTAAAAAAGCGTGAAATGCGGCATCTTCTTTTTCAAACGACATGACAAATGAATGCGCGAGAGTGCCAAAAATCGGGATGCCGAAATGAAACCCGGCTTCAACATTCGAGGTGCCGATGGCTCCTGCGATATAAGCGGCGCGAGCGGCATACATTCCCGCTTCGGTTCCGTGCGCCCGCCGGGTGCCAAATTCGATAATCCCGCTTTTCCCTGCGACGGTCACCAGGCGCGCGGTTTTGCTGGCAATCATGGTCTGAAAATTCAATGTGGATAATAAAAAGGTTTCGACCAGTTGGGCTTCAATGATCGGCGCTTCAACTCTGAGCATTGGCTCATTGGCAAAAAAAGCTGTCCCTTCCGGGAGCGCCCAGACGTTTCCCGAAAATCTGAAGGTCTTTAAATATTCAAAAAATTCCCGGCTGATATTTTTGAATGCAGGTTGTGAACGAAGGTATTCAATCTGTTCGTCGGTAAATTTTAAAGATTCCAGATAATCCAGTGCTTGATCAAGCCCTGCGGCAATCAGATAGGAGCGGTTTTTTAGGGAACGAACAAACATTTCAAAAGTCGCCCGTTCATCGACCATCCCATTTTCAAAATAAGCGGCTGCCATCGTGAGTTGGTATAAATCTGTAGATAACCCGATTGCGCGTTCCATTTTAATTTAATGCTCCCTCCCCGATTGAACAGGATAATTTCATTCAGGATAGTAATCCCTAAGTGAAACCGCAAACCTGATTCCGAAAACTCCGTTTTTATTGGTAAAATCGCTGACTTATGAAAGAATCCAATAACTTAATCGGTATTATTTCCGAATCGCGAATTCGTGTGCGTTATGCTGAAACCGATCAGATGGGCGTTGCCTATCATGGCAATTACCTGGTCTGGTTTGAGGTCGGGCGCAGCCAGTATTGTAATGATTGCGGGTTTTCTTACCGGCAGATGGAAGAAGAGTTGCAACTCTATATGATTGTTGCCGAGGCTTATTGTCGATATAAAAATGCTGCGCGCTACGAAGACGAATTAACTGTTAAAACGACCTTGAAAGCGATAACCCGACGCACAGTGCGATTCGCTTATGAAATCCATCGGGATGACGGCGTGCATATCGCCAGCGGGGAAACTTTACATATTTTGATAAACAAGGATAGTCGCCCATCGAGTATGCCGGAAAAGTTTCTA contains these protein-coding regions:
- a CDS encoding nicotinate phosphoribosyltransferase, which encodes MERAIGLSTDLYQLTMAAAYFENGMVDERATFEMFVRSLKNRSYLIAAGLDQALDYLESLKFTDEQIEYLRSQPAFKNISREFFEYLKTFRFSGNVWALPEGTAFFANEPMLRVEAPIIEAQLVETFLLSTLNFQTMIASKTARLVTVAGKSGIIEFGTRRAHGTEAGMYAARAAYIAGAIGTSNVEAGFHFGIPIFGTLAHSFVMSFEKEDAAFHAFLKAFPESATILVDTYDTLDAVERLTRDFNEKIPAIRLDSGDLLDLSIRARKILNDAGMSNTKILASGDLNEDIIADLISKGATIDAFGVGTYLATSFDQPALGGIYKLVELEANGKISLKIKLSPEKATYPGAKQVWRLLDENEKYISDLITFADEQPAIEDGKHWQSLIVPVMHNGKATESRIATDEHRNLTDFTTARELQFARLQVIRKRAGANLQRLPEELLALYRQIHFDVQISERLQSEREMLKKKLQD
- a CDS encoding thioesterase family protein — encoded protein: MKESNNLIGIISESRIRVRYAETDQMGVAYHGNYLVWFEVGRSQYCNDCGFSYRQMEEELQLYMIVAEAYCRYKNAARYEDELTVKTTLKAITRRTVRFAYEIHRDDGVHIASGETLHILINKDSRPSSMPEKFLNLLRGDARMNKSFHG